In Bradyrhizobium sp. WBOS07, the genomic window AAACCCATGCCGTGCACGAGAACCTGGCCCTTGTAGAGCGGGCTGAAATTGCCGGGTTGCGGATCTCCGAGGCGGATCACACCAAGCAGCTTGTTGTCGACCGGATCTGTCACCGAGACCGTGTTCGAGAACTGCTCGGCCGCATAGACGCGATCGTGATGACTGATCGGAATATCGCGGGCGGATAGCGCGCCCGGCGCCTGCCCTGCCCATGCGGCCGAACCCGTGGCGAGCATCGTGGCTGCGAGGAAAACGCTCTTCATGATGTTGCTTTGCGACGCCTTCATCGGTGACTCCTATTTCTTCGTTGCGGCGGACATATCCATCTGCACACCCTGATGATGAACGTTTGCGGCTGGAGCGGATGGCTGTTGCGTCGGAGCCGGCGTCGTGTCCGTTGCAGGCTCGCCGATGGCGAGTTTCATCGCCGCGATCTCCTGCATCTGATCGACGATGATCTCCTGGGCGATGCGCCGTAATTGCTCGTTCTTGCCGTAACGCAGCTCGATCACCGCCATGTCGATCGCACCCTGGTGATGCGGGGTCATCATCGCAACGAAGTCGCGATCGATATCGCCGGTCGGCTTGGCCGCCATGTCGTCCATCATCTTCGTCATCGCCGCGTCGTTCTCTTGCAGGAACGCACGCTCGTCCGCGCTGTGCGCAACCGGCGCGGCGACCGGATGAGGTTCATGCGCGAGCACGAGCGACGGCAGCGCGAATGCGGCGAAAATGCGAGCGCCGATGAGCGCCGTGCCGAGGCCCGGCTTCGGCCATCGGCATCTGCCTGCGAGCGCCGCAACGACGCGGCGAAATTGTAACTGGTCCATCCTGAACTCCCATGCAGCTTTGTTGCATGGGGGTAGGACGCGTGGGCGCGCGTTCTATTCCGGCCGGCCGATCACGTAAACGTCAGCAGGCGATCGAGCCTACCCCCGCCCGTCCAACGCCGTCGGCCGCCACACCAGCAGGCGCCGCTCGACCAGCGTCACCCCGAAGTCGATCAGGATCACGAACGCCGAGAGCACGAACATGCCGGCGAACACGCCGGCGACGTCGAACACGCCCTCGGCCTGCTGGATCAAATAGCCAAGCCCTGCCGCGGATCCCAGATATTCGCCGACCACCGCGCCGACCACGGCGAAGCCGACCGAGGTGTGCAGCGAGGAGAACATCCAGGACAGCGCCGAGGGCCAATAGACGTGCTGCATCAGCTGCCGCTCGCTCATGCCGAGCATGCGGCCGTTGTCGAGCACGGTGCGGCTCACCTCCTTGACGCCCTGATAGACGTTGAAGAACACGATGAAGAACACCAGCGTCACGCCGAGCGCGACCTTGGACCAGATGCCGAGGCCGAGCCACAGTGCGAAGATCGGCGCCAGCACCACGCGGGGCAGTGCATTGATCATCTTCACGTAAGGATCGAACACCGCGGCCACCAGCGGCTGGCGCGCGAACCAGAAGCCGACCAGCACGCCGGCCAGCGAACCGATCACGAAGGCGAGGATCGATTCCGTCAGGGTGATGCCGAGATGCTTCCAGATCACGCCGGAGGAAAACCACTTCACGATCTGGCTGAAGACGTCGAGCGGGTTGGAGAAGAAGAACGGCGGCAGCAGGATCTTGCCGAATACGGGGACGGTCGACAGCACCTGCCACAGCACGATGCAGACGACCGCGACCAGGACTTGCAGCGCGAGCAGCGTCGGGCGCGACATCAGACCGTCTCCGCCGCTTGCGTGGATTGCGCGTAACCCTTCATCACCTCGTCCTTGAGCACGCTCCAGATCTCGCGATGGAGCTCGTGGAACCCCTTGTCCAGCCGTACCTCGAAGATGTCGCGCGGGCGGGCTAAGCTGACGCGCCAATCGCCGATGATGCGCGAGGACGGACCGGCCGACATGATCACGACGCGGTCGGCGAGCGCGATGGCTTCTTCCAGATCGTGGGTCACGAACAGCACCGCCTTGCGGTCGGCGCTCCACAGATCGAGCAGCAGATTGCCCATCACCTGGCGAGTCTGCGCATCGAGCGGCCCGAACGGCTCGTCCATCAGGAGGATCTTTGGATCGCGGATCAGCACCTGCGCCAGCGCCACGCGCTTGCGCTGGCCGCCGGAGAGCATGTGCGGATAGCGACCCGCGAAGGCGCCAAGGCCGACCGAGGTGAGCCATTGCTGCGCGCGCGGCAGCGCCTCGGCCCGCGGCGTGCCCTTGATCTCGAGCCCGATCGCGACATTGTCGAGCGCTGTCTTCCAGGGGAACAGCGCGTCGGCCTGGAACAAATAGCCGGCATCCCGGTTCAGCCCGGCCAGCGGCCGGTCGAAAATCCTGACGCTGCCGGCGGCCGGCTTCAACAGCCCCGCCGCGACGTTGAGCAGCGTCGATTTCCCGCAGCCCGTGGGGCCGACAATGGCCACGAACTCGCCCTGCGCAACCGCAAGATGGGCTTTCTCCACCGCCGTATAGACCCGCCCGTCCCCGAGCCGGAACGCGACCTTGGCATCTTCCAGCGCCACCGCCGTGGGCGTCGACATAGGCTTCCTCCGAATTTCGCTTGATGCCTTAGCCGCTCGCGCCGCCAAGTTCAATCAAGGCGGCAAGCGTGCTACGCATGGGACCACCCTCCCTGGCCCGCCAGGGAAGGACAAGCGCGAGCCTACTTGAGATGCCTTCCAAACCGGCCATCAGTTATTCCCACGTCACCAAGCGCTTCGGCTCGCTCAGGGCTGTCGACGGTGTGTCGCTCGACGCCGCCGAAGGCGAGTTCGTGGCCATCGTGGGGAGCTCGGGCTCGGGCAAGACGACGCTGCTGCGGCTCGCCAACCGGCTGATCGAGGCCGATGGCGGCACCGTCAGTGTCGAGGGCGAGGGCGTGCAAAGCGTCGATCCGGTCGCGCTGCGGCGGCGGATCGGCTACGTCTTCCAGAGCGGCGGGCTGTTTCCGCATCTGAGCGTCGCTGACAATATCGGGATCACACCCAAATTGCTGGGCGCGCCGGCGGCGGGCATCGCTGCGCGCGTCGACGAGTTGCTCGCGCTCGTGCAGCTCGACGGCGATGCGCATCGCGACCGCCTGCCGGCGGCGCTCTCCGGCGGCCAGCGCCAGCGCGTCGGCGTGGCGCGGGCGCTTGCGGCAAAGCCGCGCATCGTGCTGATGGACGAGCCCTTCGGCGCGCTCGATCCGCTCACCCGCGACGCGCTCGGCGAGGATTATCGTGCGCTGCACCGCAAGCTCGGCCTGACCAGTGTGATGATCACGCATGACATCACCGAGGCGATCCTGCTCGCCGACCGCATCGCGGTGATGCGCGGCGGGAGGCTGCTCGCCCAGGGCACCCCTGCCGAGCTCTCCAGCAGCAGCGACGCTTACGTGCTCGAGCTGTTGCGCACGCCGCGCCGCCAGGTCGAACGGCTGAACGCGCTGCTACCGCAGGGCGGCACGGCATGAGCGTGCTTGCCGATCCACGCTGGGGCGAGGCGCTGGCGCATCTGCCCGATTATCTCGGCAACCACGTGCGGGTGAGTCTGGCCGCGCTCGCGCTCGGTCTCGCCGTCAGCCTGCCGCTGGCGATCCTGACGCGCAACCGCCCGGCGCCGCGCGCCGTCCTGCTCGCGGTCGCCAGCATCGTGCAGACGGTGCCGGGCCTGGCGCTGCTCGCACTGTTCTATCCGCTGCTGCTGCTGGCGGCATCGGTGACGCTGGCCTGGTTCGGCGTGTCCTTCTCGGCCTTCGGCTTCCTGCCGGCGATGCTGGCGCTCGCGCTCTATTCGATGCTGCCGGTGCTGCGCAACGGCATCGCCGGGCTCAACGGCATCGATCCCGCGCTGATCGAGGCCGCCAAGGGCGTCGGCATGACCGCACGCCAGTCGCTGATCATGGTCGAGCTGCCTCTGGCGTTGCCGGTGATGATGGCGGGCATCCGCACCGCCGCGGTGTGGGTGATCGGCACCGCGACGCTGTCGACGCCGATCGGACAGACCAGCCTCGGCAATTACATCTTTGCCGGACTGCAGACCCAGAACTGGGTGTTCGTGCTGTTCGGCTGCTTCGCCTCGGCCCTGCTCGCACTCGCCGTCGATCAGCTGCTCGGCCTGATCGAAGGTGGCCTGCGCCAGCGCAGCCGTGCCCGCTCCGTGCTCGGCGCGACCGGCATCGCAGCGCTGGTCGCGGCCACGCTGGTGCCGACGATGGGGCGCTCGTCGCAGGGCCATATCGTCGGCGCCAAGACATTCGCCGAGCAATATGTGCTGTCGGCGCTGCTCAGGGACCGCCTGCAGGCCGCCGGCCTCTCCGCGACGGCGCGCTCGGGGCTCGGCTCCAGCGTGATCTTCGGGGCGTTGAAGGCCGGCGACATCGATCTCTGTGTCGATTATTCCGGCACGCTCTGGGCCAACCAGCTGCATCGCACCGACATCAAGCCGCGCGCCGAGCTGATCGCGGAGCTGAAGAGCGAGCTGGCGAAGGACAACATCACTCTGCTCGGCGAGCTCGGCTTCGAGAATGCCTATGCGCTGGTGATGCCGAAGCAACGTGCCGAGGCGCTCGGCATCCGCACCATCACCGATCTCGCCGCGCACGCATCGACGATGTCGATCGCCGGCGACTACGAATTCTTCTCGCGGCCGGAATGGGCGGCGCTGCAGAAAGCCTACGGCCTCTCCTTCCGCGCCCAGCGCCAGATGCAGCCGGACTTCATGTATGCGGCGGTGGCGAGCGGCGAGGTCGACGTCATCGCCGGCTACACCAGCGACGGCCTGATCGCGAAATACGATCTGGTCGCGCTCGGCGACCCCAGGCAGGCCATCCCGCCCTATGACGCGATCCTTTTGCTCGCGCCCAAACGCGCCGATGACGAGCGACTCAAGGCGGCGCTGAGACCATTGCTCGGCAAGATCGACATCGCCACCATGCGCGAGGCGAACCTGCGCGCCAGCGGCAACGATGCGAATTCATCGCCCGATGCGGTGGCGAGGTGGCTGTGGGAGAAGGTGGGCGGGCGGTAGGGCGAGATTTCGCCAGCGCCGTGCCCACGATCTCTTCAATGCGGTGAGAGATGGTGGGCACGCTTCCGCTTTGCCTACCCTACAAAGTACGAGATACGCGGCGAGAGGCTACAGCCCCCGGATCATCCCTGCATCGATCAGCAGGCGGTTCAGCCGCCGCGCTTCGGCGCCGTCCTTGCAGCCGTAGAAGACGCCCTTGCAGCGGAGCATGATCTCCTTCTGCTCGGCAAAGGACGGGTCGAGCGGGATGCCCGCGGCCTCCTGGATCACCAGGGGCAGATAGGGGCCGTCGATCGTGTCCATCACGGCCTCGCTTTTGACCGGCTGGAAATTCAAGGCGTCGATCGCGTAATAGGTCGCATAGAGGCGCGGATCGTAGGCGTCGAGCTTCTTGCCGAGAGCGCCCTCGTCCAGCCCGGGCTCGAGGATGGCAGGCGCGAACTCAGGCTGATGATCGCCGTAACGCACGATCAGGAAGGGCTCGCCCGGAAATTTCTTCTTCAGCCCCGCCACGAACGCCTTGTACTGCTCGGCGCTCATCGCCTGCCGGCGCAGATATTCGTCGATGGACGCCACATTGCCCGGCGCGCGCCAGTTCGGCAGCAGCTCGGGACGGAAGCGCGTCTCCCAGGGGAAATGATTGGCGCCGAGATAGATGAAGGTGAAGAGCGGCTTGTTGGGCGGCTGCTGGCCGATCAGCTGCAGCGCCTTCTCGTAGAAGAAGCTGTCGGGCTCGACGTCCTTGGCGCCGAGATCCTTCGAATCGAGGAAGCGTTCGATTCCGGTGGTCGTCTGAAAGCTGCGGGCGGCCATGAAGCCGCCATGGGCGGGATACAGCGACATCGTGTCGTAGCCGCAGCGGCGCAGCGCCAGCGGCAGCCCACGCTCGACGCGGCTCGAGGCGATGCGTGTCACGAAATAGGCGAAGCGGCCGAACGAACGCGAGGAGAGCCCCGCCAGCACGTTGTATTCGGTGAACCAGCTCGGCCCGCCATTGCTCTCGGCCAGGAACGTGCGCTGCTTGCCGTCCCAGGATTTGAAGTGGCTGCCATAGCCCTGCGGCACCTTGATGCCGCGCGCGGCGCGGATGTCGAAGCTCGATTCATCATGGATCATGATGATGTTCGGCCGGCGCCCGGCGGGGTGACAGGAATCGACCAGCGGCATGTTGAGCCGCTCATTGGTCGCAGCGGCCGATTCCATGAAGCCATATTGCACGAAATCGGAGACCGAACTGACGCCGGAGCGGAAGAACTTCGAGAGATAACCGTCGTCGTAATAGCCGCGCCAGGCCTCGTCAGGGTGATAGAGCGAATAGAAGACCAGCGCGGCAAGACAGGCCAGCTTGCAGGCGAGCGCGGGCAGGCGGCGGATGCGAAACGGATCGAGCCACCACAGCGCATACATCAGCGGCAGCGTGACCAGGCCGGCCAGGATCACCGACCAGCGCAAATTCGGGAAGATCGCGAACAGGAACGCGACGGTGTCGCGGTCGATCATCATCAGGTCGATGAAGTTGACCGTCATCTGCACGACGTCGTGCTTCAGCCGCGACAGCAGCACCAGCACGACCACCATGGTCAGCGACAGCGCGCCGGAGAGGGCCGGCCGGCGCAGCAATGTGATCCAGAAGAAATTGAGGATGCCCCAGGCCAGCGCGAACGAGAGCCGCGAGCCGAAATCGGTCTCGGTCTGGTACATCAGCGCGAGGGCGGCAAGGTGCGGCGCGGCCACGGCGAGCAGCCGCCAGATGCCGAGCGCGGCGACGCTCGCCAGCACGGCGGTGGTGGCAGAAGGACCTGGATTGGGCGCGGACGCCATCGAGGACACGCAACTCTGGTCCGGTGCGGTGATGCCAAGCCGTCTGGCCGGCCCGAAAACGACCAGGGCCTCCGGCGCAGCCGGAAGCCTGCACCATGTCATAAAACTGTAACGGAACGGTCAAGGACAGGCAACGCACGTCGTGATCCGACCTTCGCTTAATGTCAGCGAGCGGCGCGCCGCGATACGGCGGTCGACATCGCCAAGCACCGGCCTAGCGCTTTGCGATGCCTGAGATGAACAGGTCGAGCACTGCTTCCGCCATCCGCTCGATCTCGCCCTGCTCGACGCCCCAGCGCGGAAAATGGCCGTCGAGATTCATCCGGGCAAAGCCGTAGACCAGCGCGCGACCGGCGACCTGGACCTGCTTGAGGTCGGCCGGCCGCAGCAGGCCCTGCTCTGCCGCATCAGCCAGGATCCCCTCGGTCAGCGCGATCAGCTCGGCATTGTCGCGGCTGAGGTCGGCGGAGCTGCCATGGGCGAAGTAGCGCCCGGTGGAGATGATCTCGAAATGGGCGGGATTGCGCATCGCCCAGCGCAGGTAAGCGAGCCCGAAGGCGCGAAAGCGGACAAGTGGGCCGGCGGCCGGAGCCTCGGTCAGCACTGCCTCGATCTCGGCGCGAAACCGCCGCTGCGCCTCCTCCGCCACCGCCGCCATCAGAGCATCGCGGTTGGGAAAGTGCCGGAATGGCGCACCCGGGGACACCGCGGCCCGGCGCGCGGCCTCGCGGACCGAGACCTCTGCTCCCTCCGCCGCAAGTTGCAGCGCAGCATCGATCAGGACGCGGCGAAGGTCGCCATGGTGATAGGGTTTGGGTTGGGCGGTGGGGCGGCGGGCACGCGGCCTGGAGGGCTGACGAGCGGACATGGGCCCTTCTAGCATCACCTCAACGTGAATGTAAGCAGCGATTACACCATTGACCGCGCCGGGGCGCCGCCATGTAATCGACGCTTACATAATGAAGGGAGATCATCGTGTCGCACCGTCAAGGCTGGCTCGAGGGCTGGCGGCTGCTGGCCGCCCTCTCGTTGAGCCTGATCGTCCTCAGCCTGTGGATCGCCTCGATGCGGCAGTTCGAGGTCGAGGGCGTGCGGATGGTGATCCGTTTCACGGCGCGAAGCTCGCTCGCGCTGTTCTGCCTCGCCTTCAGCGCCGCAGCGCTGGCACAGCTGTGGCCCAACGCCTGGACGCGCTGGCAGCGCCGCAACCGGCGCTATCTCGGCTTGAGCTTTG contains:
- a CDS encoding DUF305 domain-containing protein; its protein translation is MDQLQFRRVVAALAGRCRWPKPGLGTALIGARIFAAFALPSLVLAHEPHPVAAPVAHSADERAFLQENDAAMTKMMDDMAAKPTGDIDRDFVAMMTPHHQGAIDMAVIELRYGKNEQLRRIAQEIIVDQMQEIAAMKLAIGEPATDTTPAPTQQPSAPAANVHHQGVQMDMSAATKK
- a CDS encoding ABC transporter permease is translated as MSRPTLLALQVLVAVVCIVLWQVLSTVPVFGKILLPPFFFSNPLDVFSQIVKWFSSGVIWKHLGITLTESILAFVIGSLAGVLVGFWFARQPLVAAVFDPYVKMINALPRVVLAPIFALWLGLGIWSKVALGVTLVFFIVFFNVYQGVKEVSRTVLDNGRMLGMSERQLMQHVYWPSALSWMFSSLHTSVGFAVVGAVVGEYLGSAAGLGYLIQQAEGVFDVAGVFAGMFVLSAFVILIDFGVTLVERRLLVWRPTALDGRG
- a CDS encoding ABC transporter ATP-binding protein — translated: MSTPTAVALEDAKVAFRLGDGRVYTAVEKAHLAVAQGEFVAIVGPTGCGKSTLLNVAAGLLKPAAGSVRIFDRPLAGLNRDAGYLFQADALFPWKTALDNVAIGLEIKGTPRAEALPRAQQWLTSVGLGAFAGRYPHMLSGGQRKRVALAQVLIRDPKILLMDEPFGPLDAQTRQVMGNLLLDLWSADRKAVLFVTHDLEEAIALADRVVIMSAGPSSRIIGDWRVSLARPRDIFEVRLDKGFHELHREIWSVLKDEVMKGYAQSTQAAETV
- a CDS encoding ATP-binding cassette domain-containing protein yields the protein MPSKPAISYSHVTKRFGSLRAVDGVSLDAAEGEFVAIVGSSGSGKTTLLRLANRLIEADGGTVSVEGEGVQSVDPVALRRRIGYVFQSGGLFPHLSVADNIGITPKLLGAPAAGIAARVDELLALVQLDGDAHRDRLPAALSGGQRQRVGVARALAAKPRIVLMDEPFGALDPLTRDALGEDYRALHRKLGLTSVMITHDITEAILLADRIAVMRGGRLLAQGTPAELSSSSDAYVLELLRTPRRQVERLNALLPQGGTA
- a CDS encoding ABC transporter permease/substrate-binding protein codes for the protein MSVLADPRWGEALAHLPDYLGNHVRVSLAALALGLAVSLPLAILTRNRPAPRAVLLAVASIVQTVPGLALLALFYPLLLLAASVTLAWFGVSFSAFGFLPAMLALALYSMLPVLRNGIAGLNGIDPALIEAAKGVGMTARQSLIMVELPLALPVMMAGIRTAAVWVIGTATLSTPIGQTSLGNYIFAGLQTQNWVFVLFGCFASALLALAVDQLLGLIEGGLRQRSRARSVLGATGIAALVAATLVPTMGRSSQGHIVGAKTFAEQYVLSALLRDRLQAAGLSATARSGLGSSVIFGALKAGDIDLCVDYSGTLWANQLHRTDIKPRAELIAELKSELAKDNITLLGELGFENAYALVMPKQRAEALGIRTITDLAAHASTMSIAGDYEFFSRPEWAALQKAYGLSFRAQRQMQPDFMYAAVASGEVDVIAGYTSDGLIAKYDLVALGDPRQAIPPYDAILLLAPKRADDERLKAALRPLLGKIDIATMREANLRASGNDANSSPDAVARWLWEKVGGR
- a CDS encoding sulfatase-like hydrolase/transferase, with the protein product MASAPNPGPSATTAVLASVAALGIWRLLAVAAPHLAALALMYQTETDFGSRLSFALAWGILNFFWITLLRRPALSGALSLTMVVVLVLLSRLKHDVVQMTVNFIDLMMIDRDTVAFLFAIFPNLRWSVILAGLVTLPLMYALWWLDPFRIRRLPALACKLACLAALVFYSLYHPDEAWRGYYDDGYLSKFFRSGVSSVSDFVQYGFMESAAATNERLNMPLVDSCHPAGRRPNIIMIHDESSFDIRAARGIKVPQGYGSHFKSWDGKQRTFLAESNGGPSWFTEYNVLAGLSSRSFGRFAYFVTRIASSRVERGLPLALRRCGYDTMSLYPAHGGFMAARSFQTTTGIERFLDSKDLGAKDVEPDSFFYEKALQLIGQQPPNKPLFTFIYLGANHFPWETRFRPELLPNWRAPGNVASIDEYLRRQAMSAEQYKAFVAGLKKKFPGEPFLIVRYGDHQPEFAPAILEPGLDEGALGKKLDAYDPRLYATYYAIDALNFQPVKSEAVMDTIDGPYLPLVIQEAAGIPLDPSFAEQKEIMLRCKGVFYGCKDGAEARRLNRLLIDAGMIRGL
- a CDS encoding TetR/AcrR family transcriptional regulator — its product is MSARQPSRPRARRPTAQPKPYHHGDLRRVLIDAALQLAAEGAEVSVREAARRAAVSPGAPFRHFPNRDALMAAVAEEAQRRFRAEIEAVLTEAPAAGPLVRFRAFGLAYLRWAMRNPAHFEIISTGRYFAHGSSADLSRDNAELIALTEGILADAAEQGLLRPADLKQVQVAGRALVYGFARMNLDGHFPRWGVEQGEIERMAEAVLDLFISGIAKR